A part of Osmerus mordax isolate fOsmMor3 chromosome 10, fOsmMor3.pri, whole genome shotgun sequence genomic DNA contains:
- the LOC136950701 gene encoding transmembrane protein 100-like: MAHLFLAGKPSLPDDPAGKHSTKVPMTTGQAASDRKSKEKPNNKDRSSDGLVTTVPLINEVQLTAATGGAELSCYRCTVPFGVVVLIAGVVVTAVAYSFNSHGSTISVLGLVLLASGLGLLGSSLLCWRARQGRRRRERRRESQTALMAGQGAMA, from the coding sequence ATGGCCCACCTCTTCCTGGCAGGTAAACCCTCCCTTCCTGACGACCCGGCAGGCAAACACTCAACCAAGGTTCCCATGACAACGGGTCAGGCGGCGTCAGACAGGAAATCTAAGGAGAAGCCGAACAACAAGGACCGTAGCAGTGACGGCCTAGTGACCACCGTGCCGTTAATCAACGAGGTCCAGCTCACAGCAGCCACGGGAGGGGCGGAACTGTCCTGCTACCGTTGCACGGTACCGTTTGGCGTGGTGGTTCTGATCGCTGGTGTTGTGGTGACGGCAGTGGCATATAGTTTCAACTCCCACGGATCCACCATCTCAGTCCTGGGCCTGGTGCTGCTGGCGTCTGGGCTGGGTCTCCtgggctccagcctgctctgctGGAGGGCCcgccaggggaggaggaggagggagaggaggagggagagccagaCCGCTCTCATGGCTGGGCAGGGAGCCATGGCCTGA